The proteins below come from a single Conexivisphaerales archaeon genomic window:
- the hutU gene encoding urocanate hydratase, with product MLKRVVRAPRGKEISCKGWQQEAAMRMLMNNLDPEVAKDPDNLIVYGGTGKAARNWEAFDAIVKSLRELENDETLVVQSGKPVGIFHTSASSPRVLISNAMIVPKWADWNYFRELEERGLTMFGQMTAGSWIYIGTQGILQGTYETLAAVAEKHFNGSLKGKIVLTSGLGEMGGAQPLAVTMNDGVALVVEVDKRAIERRMEKEYLDMFTDSVDEAVNLAKSYAKEGKSISIGILGNSAEVFPKLVSNGFQPDVITDQTSAHDPLYGYIPAGMSLEEAAMLRKNDKDEYMKKVMVSVSAHVKAMLRMMNKGAIVFEYGNNLRKLAQEAGVSDAFTIPGFVNEYIRPLFCQGRGPFRWVALSGEEDDIYLTDELIMKEFSSNKSLVRWIEKAHEKVRFQGLPARVCWLGLGERARFGKLINDMVRSGKLAAPIVIGRDHLDSGSVASPYRETEGMKDGSDAIADWPILNALLNAVSGASWVAVHHGGGVGIGYSIHAGLVVVADGTDEGERRVLTALTNDPALGVARHADAGYEEAIKTAKEKGVKIPMLR from the coding sequence TTGTTAAAGAGGGTTGTTAGAGCGCCGAGAGGGAAGGAAATATCGTGCAAGGGCTGGCAGCAGGAGGCAGCAATGAGAATGTTGATGAACAACCTTGACCCAGAGGTTGCGAAAGACCCTGATAACCTGATTGTCTACGGCGGGACAGGTAAAGCAGCCAGGAACTGGGAAGCTTTTGACGCCATAGTGAAGAGCCTGAGAGAGCTCGAAAACGACGAGACGCTAGTTGTGCAGTCTGGGAAGCCTGTTGGAATTTTCCACACATCAGCCAGCTCACCCAGGGTTCTAATTTCGAATGCGATGATAGTTCCGAAGTGGGCTGACTGGAATTACTTCAGGGAGCTGGAGGAGAGGGGGCTAACGATGTTCGGCCAGATGACAGCAGGGAGCTGGATCTACATCGGCACTCAAGGCATACTTCAGGGAACGTATGAAACGCTGGCAGCTGTGGCAGAGAAGCATTTTAATGGTTCCCTCAAAGGTAAGATAGTTCTGACTTCAGGACTGGGCGAGATGGGGGGCGCCCAGCCGCTGGCGGTTACTATGAACGATGGTGTAGCTCTTGTGGTGGAAGTTGACAAGAGGGCGATCGAGAGAAGGATGGAAAAGGAGTATCTTGACATGTTCACAGATTCAGTCGATGAGGCTGTTAACTTGGCAAAGAGCTATGCAAAGGAGGGGAAAAGCATATCGATAGGTATACTTGGCAATAGTGCTGAAGTATTCCCGAAGCTTGTATCGAACGGCTTCCAACCTGACGTGATAACGGACCAGACATCAGCACATGACCCGCTTTATGGTTACATACCTGCTGGCATGTCTCTTGAGGAAGCCGCCATGCTCAGAAAGAATGATAAGGATGAATACATGAAGAAGGTTATGGTATCTGTATCTGCTCATGTCAAAGCTATGCTGAGGATGATGAACAAAGGAGCAATCGTGTTTGAATACGGTAACAACCTGAGAAAGCTGGCACAGGAGGCAGGAGTAAGTGATGCCTTTACAATTCCTGGTTTTGTGAACGAATACATTAGGCCACTGTTCTGTCAGGGAAGGGGCCCATTCAGGTGGGTGGCTCTATCCGGTGAAGAGGATGATATCTACCTGACTGATGAGCTGATTATGAAGGAGTTTTCGTCTAACAAATCTCTGGTAAGATGGATTGAAAAGGCCCACGAAAAGGTAAGATTTCAGGGACTTCCTGCCAGGGTATGCTGGCTAGGTCTGGGAGAAAGAGCCAGGTTCGGCAAGCTGATAAACGATATGGTCAGAAGTGGGAAGCTAGCAGCTCCTATAGTGATAGGACGGGACCATCTCGATTCGGGTTCTGTTGCCTCTCCATACAGGGAAACCGAAGGAATGAAAGATGGTAGTGATGCCATAGCTGATTGGCCAATACTCAATGCTCTTCTGAATGCAGTATCTGGAGCCTCGTGGGTAGCTGTTCATCATGGAGGAGGAGTTGGAATAGGTTATTCTATTCATGCAGGTCTTGTTGTTGTTGCAGATGGAACTGACGAAGGGGAAAGAAGGGTGTTGACGGCCTTGACCAACGACCCAGCGCTTGGAGTTGCAAGGCATGCTGATGCTGGTTACGAAGAAGCGATAAAGACAGCAAAAGAGAAGGGTGTAAAGATACCGATGCTCCGCTGA